Proteins encoded by one window of Winogradskyella sp. PG-2:
- a CDS encoding sensor histidine kinase, whose protein sequence is MNVLYFSLFLMPVTIGATYVSIYKLLPDYLITKRYFLFGLYSIYTLIILIFGAVFSIFFALAFLTDFKFEKMTVLGKSSVFIITSICLVTLVVSAFKLLKLNLKQSKNNAELEAKILEAQLKLKEQELKYLKMQIHPHFLFNTLNTIYGFALKKSEQTPDMILKLSNLLDYLLYQVDKPSVALIDEINHIKDYISLEEIRFNDTLSISFKDSNCAETLSVAPMLFLPFIENSFKHGKIIEGKLSISVTFECTEERIDFTINNSHEKQLSKPHGIGLENIKKRLELLYRNKYNLNIVENDTFFEVHLKLLLPNV, encoded by the coding sequence ATGAATGTTCTTTACTTTTCGCTCTTTTTAATGCCCGTAACTATTGGTGCCACATATGTTTCTATATACAAACTACTCCCTGATTATTTAATTACAAAACGTTACTTTTTATTTGGACTATATAGTATTTACACATTAATCATTTTAATATTTGGTGCTGTCTTTTCAATATTTTTTGCTTTAGCATTTCTTACTGATTTTAAGTTTGAAAAAATGACTGTTTTAGGCAAAAGCAGTGTTTTTATCATTACCAGTATTTGTTTGGTTACTTTGGTAGTTAGTGCATTTAAATTGTTGAAATTAAATTTAAAACAGTCTAAAAATAACGCTGAATTAGAAGCTAAAATATTAGAAGCACAACTCAAATTAAAAGAGCAAGAGTTAAAATACTTAAAAATGCAGATTCATCCGCATTTTTTGTTCAACACTCTAAACACAATCTATGGTTTTGCATTAAAAAAGTCTGAGCAAACTCCAGATATGATATTGAAACTATCTAATCTGCTCGATTATTTACTTTATCAAGTTGATAAGCCTTCAGTAGCTTTAATAGATGAAATCAATCATATTAAAGACTATATTAGTCTAGAAGAAATACGGTTTAATGACACCTTGAGCATCAGTTTTAAGGATTCTAATTGTGCTGAAACACTTTCTGTTGCACCTATGTTATTTTTACCATTTATTGAAAATAGCTTTAAACACGGTAAAATTATTGAAGGAAAATTATCAATATCAGTTACGTTTGAATGTACGGAAGAGCGTATTGACTTTACAATTAATAACTCGCACGAAAAACAACTATCCAAACCGCATGGAATTGGTTTGGAAAATATAAAAAAACGATTAGAATTACTCTATAGAAATAAGTATAATTTAAATATCGTTGAAAACGATACTTTTTTTGAAGTACATCTAAAACTTTTATTACCTAATGTCTAA
- a CDS encoding LytR/AlgR family response regulator transcription factor → MSKSISCIIVDDEAIARDIVATHLSKIDTIKVAAQCKNAIEAFNFISNNKVDLVFLDINMPEISGIAFAKSINKNIKIIFTTAYRDYAVEGFDLQAVDYILKPISFERLLKAVNRYFEVNPNSKAQEIKSTDNNNFIFVRSNRRMLKVDFDAILYIESFSDYIKIHTHKETIVTRETISAIEAKLPINQFIRIHRSYIVCLMKIQSFTNEDITVNRIALPISRSYKKEVLKRLEKF, encoded by the coding sequence ATGTCTAAATCTATTTCTTGTATTATCGTTGATGATGAAGCTATCGCAAGAGATATTGTAGCTACACATTTATCAAAGATTGATACTATTAAAGTAGCTGCCCAATGCAAAAATGCTATAGAAGCATTTAACTTTATAAGTAATAATAAAGTCGATTTGGTATTCTTAGATATTAATATGCCTGAAATTTCAGGAATCGCTTTCGCAAAATCTATAAACAAAAACATTAAGATTATATTCACTACAGCTTATAGAGACTACGCTGTTGAAGGGTTTGATTTACAGGCAGTAGATTACATACTAAAACCTATATCTTTTGAGCGTTTATTAAAAGCTGTCAACCGTTATTTTGAAGTCAACCCAAATTCAAAAGCACAAGAGATAAAAAGCACAGATAATAATAATTTTATTTTTGTACGCTCTAATCGCAGAATGCTAAAAGTAGATTTTGATGCAATTCTCTATATTGAAAGTTTTAGTGATTATATTAAAATCCATACTCATAAAGAGACAATTGTAACAAGAGAAACCATTAGTGCAATTGAAGCCAAACTTCCGATAAATCAATTTATAAGAATTCATCGTTCATATATTGTCTGTTTAATGAAAATTCAATCCTTTACTAATGAGGATATTACAGTTAATCGAATAGCTTTACCCATTAGTCGAAGTTATAAGAAAGAAGTTTTGAAACGTCTAGAAAAATTTTAA
- a CDS encoding serine hydrolase, whose product MFKKITLVFLLMSFVFYGQTKSQDVDSFTKELDQKIPKLLQDFMVPGTAIAIIENGELVLQKAYGYSDLVKGEKVTTKTGFNIGSISKTIAAWGIMKLVEEDKIDLDAPAENYLTRWELPESDFDSKKVTIRRLLSHTAGLSLHGYPGWTPKDRLSTIEESLNGRNNGPGRVEMIMEPGTKWKYSGGGYTILQLIIEEVTGQKFEDYIQTAVLNPIGMKNSSYKIDETILKNSSLEHDGFGEQIDFELFTAQAAAGLHTTIEDFTRFAYASLFAHKDNKTYNKVLKESTVKKMMKPAAASNDSYGLGYQMHTIHNTSYSLKGHGGANSGWHAFFRVNPDTNDGFIMITNGGAGQNIYTQVFCDWIQWKTGESMGNRCEVKPSVAVKLKTIIDSEGIINIVSAYEELKVNKPEDYSFSESILNNFGYYYMRRKEIAKAEAVFKLNVDQFPKSSNVYDSYAEALLENSKKEQAIINYKKSVVLNPANTNAINILKSLNVDVDGLPKTFEIDAEKLNDYLGKYQLAPEFIVTILLKENKLIAQPTGQTPVTIIPMSEDRFFVEEVKAKVTFNRDANGVIESMTLHQNGRDTVGHKLKE is encoded by the coding sequence ATGTTCAAAAAAATCACACTTGTCTTCCTTTTAATGTCTTTTGTATTTTATGGACAAACTAAATCCCAAGATGTTGATAGTTTTACTAAAGAATTGGATCAAAAAATTCCAAAATTACTGCAAGATTTTATGGTGCCAGGTACAGCAATTGCAATTATTGAAAATGGTGAGTTGGTATTACAAAAGGCTTATGGTTATTCAGATCTTGTTAAAGGTGAGAAAGTAACAACTAAAACAGGATTTAATATTGGTTCTATTTCTAAGACCATTGCTGCATGGGGAATTATGAAACTGGTTGAAGAAGACAAAATAGACTTAGACGCACCAGCTGAAAATTATTTGACAAGATGGGAATTGCCAGAATCGGATTTTGATTCTAAAAAAGTGACTATAAGAAGATTGCTAAGTCACACAGCAGGACTATCGCTTCACGGCTATCCTGGTTGGACTCCTAAAGATCGCTTATCTACAATCGAAGAGTCGTTAAATGGTCGTAATAATGGACCTGGTAGAGTAGAAATGATAATGGAGCCAGGAACAAAATGGAAATATTCTGGTGGAGGTTATACAATCTTACAATTAATAATAGAGGAAGTAACAGGACAAAAATTTGAAGATTATATACAAACAGCAGTTTTAAATCCTATTGGTATGAAGAATAGCAGTTATAAAATTGACGAAACTATTCTTAAAAATTCATCTTTAGAACATGATGGTTTTGGAGAACAAATAGATTTTGAATTGTTTACTGCACAAGCAGCTGCAGGATTGCATACCACAATTGAAGATTTTACAAGATTTGCTTATGCAAGTCTTTTTGCTCACAAGGATAACAAAACATATAACAAGGTTTTAAAAGAAAGTACTGTTAAAAAAATGATGAAACCGGCTGCAGCTTCAAATGATAGTTATGGTTTAGGTTATCAAATGCATACTATTCATAATACATCATATAGCTTAAAAGGTCATGGTGGTGCAAATTCCGGTTGGCACGCATTTTTTAGGGTAAACCCAGATACTAATGATGGATTTATTATGATTACCAATGGTGGTGCTGGCCAAAACATTTACACTCAAGTATTTTGTGATTGGATTCAATGGAAAACTGGTGAGTCTATGGGAAACAGATGTGAGGTTAAACCTTCTGTAGCTGTAAAACTTAAAACTATTATTGATTCTGAAGGGATAATTAATATAGTTTCAGCTTATGAGGAGTTGAAAGTAAATAAGCCAGAAGACTATAGTTTTTCTGAAAGTATATTAAATAATTTTGGATATTATTATATGAGAAGAAAAGAGATTGCTAAGGCAGAGGCCGTTTTTAAGTTAAATGTAGATCAATTCCCTAAATCATCTAATGTATATGATAGTTATGCCGAGGCACTACTAGAAAACTCAAAAAAAGAACAAGCTATTATAAACTATAAAAAATCAGTAGTACTTAATCCTGCTAATACCAATGCTATTAATATTTTAAAATCTTTAAATGTTGATGTAGATGGCTTGCCAAAAACATTTGAAATTGACGCCGAAAAATTGAATGACTACCTAGGTAAGTACCAACTTGCTCCAGAGTTTATAGTTACCATTTTGCTAAAAGAGAATAAATTAATTGCTCAGCCAACAGGACAAACACCTGTTACCATTATTCCGATGTCTGAAGATAGGTTCTTTGTAGAAGAAGTTAAAGCAAAAGTCACTTTTAATAGAGACGCTAATGGTGTTATAGAAAGTATGACATTACATCAAAATGGAAGAGATACGGTTGGTCATAAGTTGAAAGAATAG
- the fabV gene encoding enoyl-ACP reductase FabV — translation MIIEPRTRGFICLTAHPVGCEQNVLNQIDYIKSKSKTDGPKKVLVIGASTGFGLASRIASAYKSYAATIGLFFEKPPKEGRTASPGWYNSAAFEKQAHKDGLYAKSINGDAFSNEVKAQTLQLIKDDLGQIDVLIYSLASPVRTHPDSGERFKSVLKPIGGTFTDNTVDFHTGEVKEISIEPSSGDDIKNTVAVMGGEDWKMWIDQLNAAGVLSKDFKTVAYSYIGPSLTEAVYRKGTIGAAKDDLEATAFKITDTLKNIGGKAYVSVNKALVTQASSAIPVIPLYISLLYKVMKEEGIHEGCIEQIERLFSERLNAANIPLDDAGRIRIDDWEMRDDVQAKVLELWKEAKTETLPQIGDLDGYKTDFFNLFGFEVAGVDYDKDANEMIDIPGLQA, via the coding sequence ATGATAATTGAACCAAGAACCAGAGGATTCATTTGTTTAACAGCGCATCCAGTTGGTTGTGAGCAAAATGTTCTTAATCAGATAGATTATATTAAATCAAAGTCAAAAACCGATGGGCCAAAAAAGGTCTTAGTCATTGGCGCTTCAACAGGCTTTGGATTAGCATCTAGAATTGCAAGTGCATATAAATCTTATGCTGCTACTATAGGTTTGTTTTTTGAGAAACCACCTAAAGAGGGGAGAACAGCTTCACCGGGTTGGTATAATAGTGCGGCATTTGAAAAGCAAGCGCATAAAGACGGTTTATATGCTAAGAGTATAAATGGCGATGCATTTTCTAATGAAGTTAAAGCACAAACACTACAACTGATTAAAGATGATTTAGGTCAAATAGATGTATTGATTTATAGTTTAGCATCTCCAGTCAGAACGCACCCAGATTCTGGTGAGCGTTTTAAGTCGGTTTTAAAGCCTATTGGTGGCACATTTACAGATAACACTGTCGATTTTCATACAGGTGAGGTGAAAGAAATTTCTATAGAACCAAGTTCTGGAGATGATATAAAAAACACTGTTGCTGTAATGGGAGGAGAAGATTGGAAAATGTGGATTGATCAACTAAATGCGGCTGGCGTTTTGTCTAAAGATTTTAAAACCGTTGCCTATTCATATATTGGTCCATCATTAACCGAAGCAGTTTATAGAAAAGGAACTATAGGAGCAGCTAAAGATGATTTAGAAGCAACAGCTTTCAAAATTACAGATACCTTAAAAAATATAGGTGGCAAGGCATATGTCTCTGTAAACAAAGCATTAGTAACTCAGGCGAGTTCTGCAATTCCTGTGATACCACTGTATATTTCATTACTGTATAAAGTAATGAAAGAAGAAGGTATACATGAAGGTTGTATAGAGCAAATAGAACGTTTGTTTAGCGAACGCTTGAATGCTGCAAACATACCTCTAGATGATGCAGGAAGAATCCGTATTGACGATTGGGAAATGAGAGACGATGTACAAGCCAAAGTATTAGAGCTTTGGAAAGAGGCAAAAACAGAAACTTTGCCACAGATAGGTGACTTAGATGGTTATAAAACGGATTTTTTTAATCTTTTTGGTTTTGAAGTTGCTGGAGTAGATTATGATAAAGATGCCAATGAAATGATTGATATTCCTGGATTACAGGCTTAA
- the lpdA gene encoding dihydrolipoyl dehydrogenase has translation MNSYDVAVIGSGPGGYVAAIRCAQLGMKTAIIEKYSTLGGTCLNVGCIPSKALLSSSHHYEEATKHFEEHGIEIPGDIKVNLEKMIARKQAVVDQTTGGIDFLMKKNKIDVYEGLGSFIDSTHIKIEGKDAGEIEAKNIIIATGSKPSNLPFISLDKERVITSTEALKLKEIPKHMIIIGGGVIGLELGQVYRRLGAEVTVIEYMDRILPTMDAGLSKELNKVFKKAKCKMMMSHKVQSVERKGDEVIVKAENKKGEIVEFKGDYCLVSVGRRPYTDGLNVEAVGVKINDRGQVEVNDHLQTSTSNIYAIGDVIKGAMLAHKAEEEGVFVAETLAGQKPHIDYNLIPGVVYTWPEVAAVGKTEEELKVDKVEYKVGQFPFRALGRARASGDIDGFVKILADKTTDEVLGVHMIGARCADLIAEAVTAMEFRASAEDISRYSHAHPTFAEAVKEAALAATDNRPLHV, from the coding sequence ATGAATTCATACGACGTAGCAGTAATCGGATCAGGTCCTGGAGGATATGTAGCAGCAATTCGTTGTGCGCAATTAGGCATGAAAACTGCGATTATTGAAAAATATTCAACCCTTGGAGGAACATGTTTAAATGTAGGATGTATACCAAGTAAAGCTTTGTTGAGTTCTTCTCACCATTATGAAGAAGCTACAAAACATTTTGAAGAGCATGGCATTGAGATTCCTGGTGATATCAAAGTTAATCTCGAAAAAATGATTGCACGTAAGCAGGCTGTTGTAGATCAGACTACAGGTGGAATTGATTTTTTAATGAAGAAAAACAAAATCGATGTATATGAAGGTTTAGGATCTTTTATAGATTCTACTCATATAAAGATTGAAGGAAAAGATGCTGGTGAAATTGAAGCGAAAAACATCATTATTGCAACAGGTTCTAAACCATCGAATTTACCTTTTATTTCTTTAGATAAAGAGCGAGTTATTACATCTACTGAGGCTTTAAAATTGAAGGAAATTCCAAAGCATATGATTATCATAGGAGGTGGAGTAATTGGATTAGAGTTAGGGCAAGTATATCGTCGTCTAGGTGCTGAAGTTACAGTTATTGAATATATGGACAGAATCTTACCAACTATGGATGCAGGCTTATCAAAAGAGTTGAACAAAGTCTTTAAGAAAGCTAAATGCAAAATGATGATGTCTCACAAAGTTCAATCTGTAGAGCGTAAAGGTGATGAAGTTATTGTAAAAGCAGAAAACAAAAAAGGAGAGATTGTAGAATTTAAAGGTGACTATTGTTTAGTTTCTGTTGGTCGTCGCCCTTATACTGATGGTTTAAACGTTGAAGCAGTAGGCGTAAAGATTAATGATAGAGGACAAGTAGAAGTCAATGATCATTTGCAAACATCTACTTCTAATATTTATGCTATTGGAGATGTGATTAAAGGAGCTATGTTAGCACATAAAGCTGAGGAAGAAGGTGTATTTGTTGCTGAAACATTAGCTGGGCAAAAGCCACATATAGATTACAACCTAATTCCTGGAGTGGTTTATACATGGCCAGAAGTAGCTGCAGTAGGTAAAACAGAAGAAGAATTAAAAGTAGATAAAGTAGAATATAAAGTTGGTCAGTTTCCATTTAGAGCTTTAGGAAGAGCTAGAGCTAGTGGTGATATAGATGGCTTCGTAAAAATTTTAGCTGATAAAACAACTGATGAAGTTTTAGGAGTACACATGATTGGTGCGCGTTGTGCAGATTTAATTGCAGAAGCAGTTACAGCAATGGAATTTAGAGCTTCAGCTGAGGATATCTCACGATACTCACATGCACATCCAACATTTGCTGAAGCAGTAAAAGAAGCAGCTCTAGCGGCAACAGATAATAGACCATTACACGTTTAG
- a CDS encoding porin family protein, producing MRILFILLFLASLNLNAQDRPVGIKIGSNVSNLVGDGTQNIDLTVNLQAGFYMELPASEKAIFLAELLYTGYGFKIENTGETSDIILNYIALSVSSKIFLFEKFSLDAGPQVSLLVSAKDKEGYISNLKSDFYNRDFGVNLGMSYGISEKIMASFRYYVGLTDVTIIKNKNFNRAFQLAFQYKIN from the coding sequence ATGAGAATACTCTTTATTCTTCTTTTTTTAGCAAGCTTAAATCTTAATGCTCAGGATCGCCCTGTTGGTATTAAAATTGGTAGTAATGTGTCTAATTTAGTAGGAGATGGAACTCAAAATATAGATTTAACTGTTAATCTTCAAGCAGGTTTTTATATGGAACTACCTGCCAGTGAAAAGGCTATATTTTTAGCAGAACTTTTATATACAGGATATGGTTTTAAAATAGAAAATACTGGTGAAACATCAGATATTATATTAAATTATATTGCCTTATCGGTTTCTTCTAAAATATTCTTGTTTGAAAAGTTTAGTTTAGATGCTGGCCCACAAGTATCTCTACTAGTTTCAGCTAAAGATAAAGAGGGTTATATTTCAAATTTAAAATCAGATTTTTATAATAGAGATTTTGGTGTTAATTTGGGTATGAGTTATGGTATTTCAGAGAAAATAATGGCATCATTTAGATACTATGTTGGTTTAACTGATGTAACGATAATAAAAAATAAAAATTTTAATAGAGCATTTCAATTAGCATTTCAATATAAAATAAATTAA
- a CDS encoding CPBP family intramembrane glutamic endopeptidase produces MKSIRYRGIEMFLVFVLAPISMVLNISVRLKMTIAVIGFLYVLFVIVGVERVKIHIAQHIDWKRFWKLTFIKFTGIAIITALYMFAFQREILFNPIVKDYRVWLIFCCVYTFLSVYPQELIYRTFFFQRYQNLFKNDNLFILVNAALFSLAHLFFKNTLVMILTFVGGLLFALTFMKTKSTLLVSIEHAFYGCWLFTVGMGEMLGFPL; encoded by the coding sequence ATGAAGAGTATTAGGTATAGAGGTATTGAGATGTTTCTAGTATTCGTTTTAGCACCAATAAGTATGGTGTTAAACATTTCAGTAAGATTAAAAATGACAATAGCTGTAATTGGTTTTTTGTATGTGCTTTTTGTAATAGTTGGTGTAGAACGGGTAAAAATACATATAGCACAGCATATTGACTGGAAACGCTTTTGGAAACTCACATTTATAAAGTTTACAGGTATTGCAATTATAACTGCACTATATATGTTTGCTTTTCAGCGTGAGATTTTATTTAATCCAATAGTTAAAGATTATCGTGTTTGGTTAATATTCTGTTGTGTTTATACTTTTTTGTCAGTTTATCCTCAGGAGTTAATTTATAGAACGTTTTTCTTTCAGCGTTATCAAAACTTATTTAAAAACGATAACCTTTTTATTTTAGTGAATGCAGCGTTGTTTTCATTAGCACATCTATTTTTTAAAAATACACTTGTTATGATTCTAACTTTTGTTGGAGGACTCCTTTTTGCATTAACTTTTATGAAGACGAAATCTACACTTTTAGTTTCTATTGAGCATGCGTTTTATGGTTGTTGGTTATTTACCGTTGGTATGGGAGAAATGCTAGGCTTTCCTTTATAA
- a CDS encoding Lrp/AsnC family transcriptional regulator encodes MIFDEIDRKLLQLLQEDSKQTNKALSLKLNLSVTAIYERIKKLENNGVISNYVALLDKEEVEKNFVTFCHIKLVQHSQDYVMKFEKEVNQLEEVLECYHISGDYDYLLKVLVKDMKAFREFMVKKLTKIDHIGSTHSMFMINEVKHTTAITL; translated from the coding sequence ATGATTTTCGACGAAATTGACAGAAAACTACTGCAGCTACTCCAAGAAGATAGTAAGCAAACAAATAAAGCTTTATCTCTTAAGCTCAATTTATCAGTTACTGCCATTTACGAACGCATAAAAAAACTTGAAAATAATGGTGTGATTAGTAATTATGTTGCACTATTAGACAAGGAAGAAGTAGAGAAGAATTTCGTAACTTTTTGCCATATTAAGTTAGTACAGCATTCTCAAGATTATGTTATGAAGTTTGAAAAGGAGGTTAATCAACTAGAAGAGGTTCTAGAATGTTACCATATTAGTGGTGATTACGATTATTTACTCAAAGTTTTAGTCAAAGACATGAAGGCTTTCAGAGAGTTTATGGTTAAAAAGCTGACTAAAATAGATCATATAGGGAGCACGCATAGTATGTTTATGATTAATGAAGTTAAACATACTACTGCAATTACGTTATAA
- a CDS encoding aminotransferase class I/II-fold pyridoxal phosphate-dependent enzyme: MKFKPANNIQDLQYFGEFGGVNPSISDSSTYTFLSAKTMFDTFEGNADGCYLYSRHSSPSNLYLGEALAAMEGTETATVTASGMGAITPVLLQLCDAEDHIVSSRTIYGGTYAFLKNFTPRLGIDTTFVDITKLDVVEAAITSKTKVLYCESVSNPLLEVADLRGLAQLAKKHNLKLVVDNTFSPLSISPIKLGADIVIHSLTKFINGSSDTVGGVVCGTQEFIDQLRNVNDGAAMLLGSTMDSLRSASVLKNLRTLHIRMQQHSYNASYLAEKFEKDGLKTVYPGLASHPSHELFKSMMNEKYGYGGMLTIDVGSLEKANALMELMQERNLGYLAVSLGFYKTLFSAPGSSTSSEIPEDEQIEMGLSDGLIRFSIGLDADIERTYDMMKACMIELNILEAEMVL, from the coding sequence ATGAAATTTAAACCTGCAAACAATATTCAAGATTTACAATACTTCGGAGAATTCGGAGGTGTTAATCCATCAATTTCAGATTCTTCAACCTATACATTCCTTTCAGCTAAAACGATGTTTGATACGTTTGAGGGTAATGCAGATGGCTGTTATTTATACTCACGTCATTCATCTCCATCGAATTTATATTTAGGTGAAGCACTAGCTGCCATGGAAGGTACAGAAACCGCAACAGTAACCGCTTCTGGAATGGGAGCCATTACACCAGTTCTACTTCAACTTTGTGATGCTGAAGATCATATAGTAAGTAGTAGAACTATTTATGGTGGCACATATGCATTCTTAAAAAATTTTACTCCGCGTTTAGGTATTGATACTACTTTTGTAGACATTACAAAACTAGATGTTGTAGAAGCTGCCATTACATCAAAAACTAAAGTGTTGTATTGTGAATCGGTTAGTAATCCCTTGCTCGAGGTTGCAGACTTAAGAGGCTTAGCCCAATTAGCAAAAAAGCACAATTTAAAATTAGTTGTAGACAACACCTTTTCGCCATTATCTATTTCACCGATTAAACTGGGTGCTGATATTGTGATTCATAGCTTAACAAAGTTTATCAATGGGTCTTCGGATACTGTCGGTGGCGTAGTTTGCGGTACTCAAGAATTCATCGACCAATTGCGCAATGTCAACGATGGTGCTGCCATGTTATTGGGCTCTACAATGGACAGCTTACGTTCTGCTTCCGTTTTAAAAAACTTAAGAACGCTACATATCAGAATGCAGCAACATAGTTATAATGCTAGTTATTTGGCTGAAAAGTTTGAAAAAGATGGCTTAAAAACTGTATATCCTGGTTTAGCGTCTCACCCATCGCATGAGTTATTCAAATCTATGATGAATGAAAAATATGGTTATGGAGGCATGCTAACAATAGATGTTGGCTCTTTAGAAAAAGCCAATGCTTTAATGGAGCTAATGCAAGAACGTAACCTTGGATACTTAGCTGTAAGTTTAGGGTTCTATAAAACTTTATTTAGTGCTCCAGGAAGTTCTACCTCATCAGAAATACCCGAAGATGAACAAATTGAAATGGGTTTAAGTGATGGGCTAATCAGATTTTCAATTGGTCTGGATGCAGATATTGAACGTACCTACGACATGATGAAAGCATGTATGATCGAATTAAATATTCTTGAAGCAGAAATGGTTTTATAA
- a CDS encoding metal-dependent hydrolase, producing the protein MDSLTQIVLGAACGEAILGKKTGNKALLFGAIGGTIPDLDVFVGSWLHGNEIDAMLFHRGFMHSILFSVLGAFLFGWLAHKLYNTGKRLHTTSKNDWTKLFFWSLFTHPLLDCFTPYGTQLFAPFSNYRVAFNNIAVADPLYTVPFLLCVIILMFYKRNTNRRTFWLKLGIGISSVYLLFTVFNKFYIDTVFKSSIESKGITEERFSTQPAILNNILWYGIAETNENYYIGFYSLLDSSSQFSDWQTIPKIRDLTKNDYSDIKYLAWFSNDYFNVEALEDGDYLYKDLRYPLVKTKSGYKAIFNLELFQDGNRLNMKPFTPEMDDFGFAMNALWIRLKGN; encoded by the coding sequence ATGGATTCATTAACTCAAATCGTTTTAGGTGCTGCTTGTGGTGAAGCTATCCTTGGTAAAAAAACAGGAAACAAAGCGTTATTGTTTGGCGCTATTGGCGGTACAATACCAGATTTAGATGTCTTTGTTGGTAGCTGGTTACATGGAAATGAAATTGATGCTATGCTCTTTCATCGTGGCTTTATGCATTCTATTTTATTTTCAGTTTTAGGTGCTTTCTTATTTGGTTGGCTAGCTCACAAATTATATAATACTGGTAAACGTTTACATACGACTTCTAAAAATGATTGGACTAAATTATTTTTTTGGTCTTTATTTACACATCCATTATTAGATTGTTTTACACCTTATGGTACACAACTTTTTGCACCATTTTCTAATTATCGTGTAGCCTTTAATAATATTGCAGTTGCAGACCCACTATACACAGTGCCATTTTTACTTTGTGTGATTATTTTGATGTTTTACAAGCGGAATACAAATAGGCGTACATTTTGGTTGAAGTTAGGAATAGGCATCAGTTCTGTATATCTATTATTCACTGTTTTTAATAAATTTTATATCGATACTGTTTTTAAATCATCAATTGAAAGTAAAGGAATTACAGAAGAACGTTTTAGTACACAACCTGCAATTTTAAATAATATCCTTTGGTATGGTATTGCAGAAACTAATGAGAACTATTATATTGGATTTTATTCTCTGCTTGATAGTTCTAGTCAATTTTCCGATTGGCAAACTATTCCAAAGATTAGAGATCTAACTAAAAACGATTATAGCGATATTAAATACTTAGCTTGGTTTAGCAATGATTATTTTAATGTAGAAGCTCTAGAAGATGGAGATTATTTATATAAAGATTTACGTTATCCTTTGGTAAAAACCAAGAGTGGTTATAAAGCTATTTTCAATCTTGAGTTGTTTCAAGATGGAAACCGATTAAACATGAAGCCATTCACTCCAGAGATGGACGATTTTGGTTTTGCTATGAATGCGCTTTGGATTCGCTTAAAAGGTAATTGA